One window of the Allorhizobium ampelinum S4 genome contains the following:
- a CDS encoding N-acetylmuramoyl-L-alanine amidase, with the protein MTAFIADYPDAVVVPSPNHGERIECAAPDTIILHYTGMPSEEAALSWLCTVESQVSSHYLVRENGDVVQMVPESRRAWHAGKSFWAGATDINSRSIGIEIANAGHPSLPDYPEKQVDAVAQLCLDCASRWSIAPERVLAHSDIAPVRKVDPGEHFPWDQLHALGVGHWVEPTAITGGRFFQRGDRGQPVEALQSMLSLYGYPVEINADFDAVTEGVVRSFQLHFRPSKVDGVADYSTIDTLHRLLAALPRFS; encoded by the coding sequence ATGACTGCATTCATCGCCGATTATCCAGACGCCGTGGTGGTGCCATCCCCGAATCACGGTGAGCGCATCGAATGCGCGGCCCCTGACACCATCATTCTGCATTATACCGGCATGCCCAGCGAAGAGGCAGCACTCTCCTGGCTCTGCACTGTGGAAAGCCAGGTTTCCAGCCATTATCTGGTGCGTGAAAACGGTGATGTCGTGCAGATGGTGCCGGAAAGCCGCCGAGCCTGGCATGCCGGCAAGAGTTTCTGGGCAGGCGCGACCGATATCAATTCCCGCTCAATTGGTATCGAGATTGCCAATGCCGGACATCCGTCTCTGCCGGATTATCCCGAAAAACAGGTGGATGCCGTCGCGCAATTGTGTCTTGATTGTGCAAGTCGCTGGTCCATCGCCCCGGAGCGGGTGCTGGCCCACTCCGATATTGCCCCGGTTCGCAAGGTCGATCCGGGCGAACATTTCCCCTGGGATCAGCTACACGCCCTGGGCGTAGGGCATTGGGTGGAACCAACCGCGATCACTGGTGGCCGGTTCTTCCAGAGAGGCGATCGCGGCCAGCCGGTCGAGGCATTGCAATCCATGTTGTCTCTCTATGGATACCCTGTTGAAATAAATGCGGATTTTGATGCTGTGACCGAGGGTGTCGTCAGAAGTTTCCAGCTGCATTTCCGCCCCTCCAAGGTCGATGGCGTGGCTGATTATTCGACCATCGACACCCTGCATCGTCTGCTGGCGGCGTTGCCGCGTTTCAGCTGA